A portion of the Candidatus Rhabdochlamydia sp. T3358 genome contains these proteins:
- the acpS gene encoding holo-ACP synthase — MNSPILGLGTDIIEIERIRQSIDNHGYRLISRIFTPKEQDYCLKHKDPIPHFAARFSAKEAVVKALGTGFTEHITWQDIEIINDSSGKPIVHFSAKLQKKTMGTCMLLSMSHCKLYATATALWSYGS; from the coding sequence ATGAATAGCCCTATTTTAGGACTTGGAACAGATATTATTGAAATTGAAAGAATTAGACAGAGCATTGACAATCATGGATATCGTCTTATCTCTCGGATATTCACACCCAAAGAACAAGATTATTGCTTAAAACATAAAGACCCTATTCCGCATTTTGCAGCGCGCTTTTCTGCAAAAGAGGCCGTTGTAAAAGCACTAGGGACAGGCTTTACCGAACATATCACTTGGCAAGACATAGAAATTATCAATGATTCTTCTGGAAAGCCCATTGTCCATTTCAGTGCAAAACTCCAAAAGAAAACCATGGGAACATGTATGCTTCTTTCTATGAGTCACTGTAAATTATATGCAACTGCTACGGCCCTATGGAGTTACGGCTCTTAA
- a CDS encoding TRAM domain-containing protein, which yields MNLSVAFMRILFVILSVFFMTTFMISNTSGSLQTNILIGVLIGFVFGLFLISFDLLFKRFNLRSFNIAVIGIFLGYLMGQALVLVFDAILDISRASISLQPQTLEMLKIALFLFGTYLGTIMTLRAADELYVSIPFIKFAPTVEKKKDLIIDSSVLSDARIIDLATTGLLDNQIIIPRFIIKELYTQAEIGDEFSKLKAKKCLEVLKKIELIAELGLRFNDTDFPDVKDVQGKLLRLARLLDANLLTADISRVQIAEIEDIRVINIHTLSNSLKPLMQAGEFIKIKVQRYGKEPRQGVGYLDDGTMVVINGGGNYIGDIVDAKVLSVKHTSSGRMVFCNAMDGESDQEYEPEESHE from the coding sequence ATGAATCTCTCTGTTGCTTTTATGCGCATCCTCTTTGTAATCCTAAGCGTATTTTTCATGACAACCTTTATGATCTCCAACACATCTGGAAGCCTACAGACTAATATCCTTATCGGTGTATTAATAGGTTTTGTCTTTGGGTTATTTCTTATTAGCTTTGATCTTTTATTTAAGAGATTTAATTTACGCTCTTTCAATATCGCAGTTATTGGGATTTTTCTTGGTTATTTAATGGGACAAGCCCTGGTACTGGTATTCGACGCTATTCTAGATATCAGCCGTGCATCGATTTCCTTGCAACCACAAACTTTAGAAATGTTAAAAATTGCCTTGTTCTTGTTTGGTACCTATTTAGGTACAATTATGACATTAAGAGCAGCAGATGAACTATACGTAAGCATCCCTTTTATCAAGTTTGCTCCTACAGTAGAAAAGAAAAAAGATTTAATCATTGATAGCTCTGTTCTATCAGATGCTCGAATTATCGATCTTGCCACTACTGGTTTGTTAGATAACCAAATCATTATCCCACGCTTTATTATTAAAGAGCTATACACTCAAGCCGAAATTGGCGATGAATTTTCTAAGCTTAAAGCTAAAAAATGTTTAGAAGTACTTAAAAAAATTGAGCTGATTGCTGAATTAGGCCTGCGCTTCAATGATACGGATTTTCCAGATGTTAAAGATGTGCAAGGTAAACTGCTACGTTTAGCTCGCCTCTTAGATGCAAACTTACTTACAGCAGATATTAGCCGCGTACAAATTGCTGAAATTGAAGATATCCGTGTTATTAACATTCACACCCTTTCCAACTCCTTGAAACCTTTAATGCAAGCGGGAGAATTCATAAAAATTAAAGTACAACGCTACGGCAAGGAGCCCAGACAAGGGGTTGGTTATCTAGATGATGGAACAATGGTCGTTATAAACGGCGGTGGCAATTATATAGGCGATATAGTTGATGCAAAAGTTCTCTCTGTCAAACATACTAGTTCAGGACGCATGGTATTCTGTAATGCAATGGACGGTGAATCCGATCAAGAATATGAGCCTGAAGAAAGTCATGAATAG
- a CDS encoding prolipoprotein diacylglyceryl transferase: MFGFLYWDPNPAVFHFLLPLIHRPLMWYGVLFALGFIIGYFIFRYCWLRYLLFSVKFSKQDIICWSLFLQKKHKSSYLQMLFETFPQKVKRFCQQKQENVPEEIKNEVIQAINHTVTHPIDFPHSPNTEPFLICFAKKYMSAFQLERVRSFFKVDTYLQPWVLPFRKRNTVIIERLTTYLIVGMLIGAKLGDFIFYQNWTVIYQNPQAIFAFWEAGLASHGAALGILAALGLFCHKYKLITLHIVDLVVIPTPLVGSFIRLGNFINQEILGVPTDLPWGVVFLHPVGSAAIVARHPVQLYEAFSYVILTIYLFFLWKKEPSLTHRGKITGWFFISVFSVRFILEFFKEEQSAYLMPLKMGQILSIPFILFGSWLLYRSYKKVFHRA; encoded by the coding sequence ATGTTTGGATTTTTATATTGGGACCCTAATCCGGCAGTATTTCATTTTTTACTTCCTCTCATCCACCGGCCTTTGATGTGGTATGGTGTTTTATTTGCATTAGGGTTTATCATAGGGTATTTTATTTTTCGTTATTGTTGGCTGCGCTATCTTTTATTTTCTGTGAAATTTTCTAAACAAGATATTATTTGCTGGTCTTTATTCTTACAAAAAAAACATAAATCTTCCTATCTACAAATGCTTTTTGAAACATTCCCTCAAAAAGTAAAGCGGTTTTGTCAACAAAAGCAGGAAAACGTCCCTGAAGAAATTAAGAACGAGGTAATTCAAGCAATAAATCATACAGTTACCCATCCCATCGATTTTCCTCATTCTCCTAATACAGAACCATTTCTTATATGTTTTGCAAAAAAATATATGAGTGCTTTTCAATTAGAGAGAGTACGATCTTTTTTTAAAGTGGATACTTATCTACAACCTTGGGTTTTACCTTTCAGAAAGCGCAATACCGTTATCATAGAAAGGTTAACCACTTATTTGATTGTAGGAATGCTCATTGGGGCTAAGCTTGGTGATTTCATTTTTTATCAAAACTGGACGGTTATTTATCAAAACCCTCAAGCAATTTTTGCTTTTTGGGAAGCAGGCCTTGCTAGCCACGGTGCTGCTTTGGGGATTCTAGCTGCTCTAGGGCTATTTTGCCATAAGTATAAACTCATCACTTTACATATAGTTGATTTAGTTGTTATTCCTACTCCTTTAGTTGGATCTTTTATTCGTTTAGGAAATTTTATCAATCAGGAGATTTTAGGTGTTCCAACAGATCTTCCTTGGGGAGTGGTTTTTTTACATCCGGTAGGATCCGCAGCCATTGTGGCTCGCCACCCCGTGCAATTATATGAAGCATTCAGTTATGTAATTCTCACTATTTATTTATTTTTTTTATGGAAAAAAGAGCCGTCTCTAACACATAGAGGAAAAATAACCGGTTGGTTTTTTATTTCTGTGTTTAGTGTTCGATTTATCTTAGAATTTTTTAAAGAAGAACAAAGCGCTTATCTCATGCCCCTTAAAATGGGACAAATTTTAAGTATTCCCTTTATTTTGTTTGGGAGTTGGCTTCTTTATCGATCTTATAAAAAAGTTTTTCACAGAGCTTAG
- a CDS encoding peptidylprolyl isomerase — MSSFFKYLIILLVNLVFLNPIQSLEVQKVEPKQSLEVEQTSLKSPIVVFETNLGIIELQLFPDIAPKACENFLGLVKNKKYDGTIFHRVIKKFMIQGGDPKGNGTGGESIWGKSFEDEVTSEKTFNKKGLLAMANAGPNTNGSQFFITTTDDASWLNNKHTIFGEVISDYKIVKKIEESKTGAADRPLEEIKIIKASIKP; from the coding sequence ATGTCTAGCTTTTTTAAGTATTTGATCATTTTATTAGTCAATCTTGTTTTCTTAAACCCTATACAATCTTTAGAGGTACAAAAAGTGGAACCCAAACAATCTTTAGAAGTGGAACAAACAAGCCTTAAATCACCCATTGTTGTTTTTGAAACAAATCTGGGTATAATCGAGCTGCAGCTCTTCCCTGATATTGCTCCTAAAGCTTGCGAGAACTTTTTAGGTCTCGTAAAAAACAAAAAGTACGATGGAACTATTTTTCATCGTGTCATTAAAAAATTTATGATTCAAGGCGGAGATCCTAAAGGAAATGGTACTGGAGGAGAATCTATTTGGGGCAAAAGTTTTGAAGATGAAGTAACATCAGAAAAAACATTCAATAAGAAAGGTCTGCTTGCAATGGCAAATGCAGGGCCTAACACAAATGGCAGCCAGTTCTTTATTACAACAACAGACGATGCTTCTTGGCTGAACAATAAACATACTATTTTTGGTGAAGTGATAAGCGACTATAAAATAGTGAAAAAAATTGAAGAAAGCAAAACGGGTGCAGCTGATAGGCCTTTGGAAGAAATTAAAATCATCAAAGCCTCTATAAAACCTTAG
- a CDS encoding DUF948 domain-containing protein: MIVEVCIAVSTIAFVVLVIFLVMALRCSCATLKKTKHTLTKVEGELKEISSESVTLLKNVNDLTVDIKEKSESLNFLFAPLLKLSHGKSHKTNTYEKLTEVINYVADAVILLKKIKDE, encoded by the coding sequence ATGATTGTTGAAGTTTGCATAGCAGTAAGTACCATAGCTTTTGTAGTTTTAGTCATTTTTTTAGTGATGGCGCTGCGCTGTTCTTGTGCAACTTTAAAAAAAACCAAGCATACCCTAACTAAAGTTGAAGGGGAATTAAAGGAGATCTCCTCTGAGAGCGTTACGTTGCTTAAAAATGTAAATGATTTAACCGTAGATATAAAAGAGAAATCAGAGTCATTAAATTTTCTATTCGCTCCACTGCTTAAGCTCTCTCATGGAAAATCCCACAAGACAAATACCTATGAAAAACTGACGGAAGTGATTAATTATGTGGCAGATGCAGTGATTTTACTGAAAAAAATAAAGGACGAGTAA